ttaatctTAACTCCACTAATGTTCCATCCATTATCGagtttttcaatttgatATGTTTCtgtgtatttttattaagCCATACAATGTTATCACTGTCACCATCGTGCTCTAAATCATATTTATGATGAGAAGGATTAGTTAGGACGAATGCATCAAAAAATGGTGCTGCATATTTTTCATCGGATGCTTGATCAGAATGCATATCTATAACCAATGCCAGACCTGGTAAATTGCTAGGAAATCCCATTAACTCGTGATTATTTGATATGATACCGTTAGTATTTAATTCGTATTGTTTTTTGGAGTATGAAGAGTGTAAATTTGCCTTAATAAACCCATTTTCTGGTGATATCATAAATACTAACCCTTCATTATAGTTATTTTCAGCTCTTTTCGATTTATAATTATGTTTCTTACTATTAACGTTATTAGTTGATTTCAATCTAAAGCttaatattgtttcaaaatcgTTAATCTTATTATCCCCAATACTATTTGACATTATCGAACCGTATGAGTTAGGAATATCGTTGTTCGACAACCGTATGTAGTTTGCATTTCTAATTTCTGTATTACCAGCTATATGCCAGtaattattgattttatcaAGAAAGGGAATTGAAAGACTTGCATCTGGATTATTAACTCTCACTATCGATGACTTCctttgattattttttaagttAAAATCGGTATTGTAATTGTCCTTAGTTAAATCTTCATTATAAGATCTATAACCTGATATTGATCTTGCTTCTAGTGGATTTAAGTGACGAGTAATTAGTTGGaagatcaaaaaaattgatgcTATGCCAATGAACTGtacaaatttatttttagcaCCTTGCATTACTTCCTCTATCCATATATCACCAGTTTATTCTAACCTTGACAAGCACCAGAAAGATAATTGATTCTATGAAGCAGTAGAGTTGATTTATATGtaattgatatttctaTATGCATGTATACATGTAAGTTGGTTATGACAAGAACAAATTTGAAAGCCAAGTATtttatagatatattttatagatacaaattgaaatattagtACGTCAGGAAATAGGATCCTCTAATGACATTTAGCTCTCTCTGGAGCTACATGCAGCTCCTCCAGAAGCACTTAAACTCAGGTCATCTAATGGTGTTCTTACTATACATTGAGGTTCATTTATTACAGTGTAGCAACACCATATCTTACAATTCAGATGATCTTGAAATAACTACTATAAAAGGAAATAATCTCGAACTGGGCAaagaatttgatatttgTTGCAAAATATGCTTACAGTTTCGCGTCAGATATTTGAAAAAGGGACTGCGCATGTAAGAAACAGTTTCGTACCCCAAACCACCTATCAAGTAAAGACGTCTAAGAGATGATTTTAAGAGTTACAGTAAGATTCATACAcatctatatataagacttaattattgttgtttttcATTGAcgaaaaatgaaaatatctGTGTTGTTTGTAATAGTAGACCCTGCACTGTGGGCAACATAACATGCTTGTGATTTGAAAACCCATTCATTGTATAAACTTGCCCAGATAACTCCGCTTGGAACTGAGAGAGATTCATGTCTTACCAGGTGTTACTCTAAATATACAGAAAACGTAATCCACCATTTCAAAAGAGTATTCCCTGGTGTCGGCGACACATAAAACATGATTActatcaatatcatttattagCTCTTTTTCCATAATTTCTCATTCCCTCCTTTGTATGCCAACACTAGTTCGTATCATCTAAAgttatttctttttgaaagaaCGGAGCTAGGCGATTACCACCTAGCCATCTCTCTTTATGCGGTGAAAACGTTTCGAAAGTTTAAAAGTTGCAAAAACATATCGATGAAAGAATAAATTACAGGCTGACGTACAGTCTACATCGAACGAATGagcattgaaatttatcgatttatagatttatatataaagtgTAAATTACATTTGGCAACTGGAAACATTGGATTCAAGTTCCAAGAATTAGCAAGAAGACATTCACTAAAAAAAGACTGAGATACgtctttaatttcaattaatttcttttctaCTGATATTCGCAAACAAATATAGcaattgatataatatGGCTCCAACTCCAAGATTAGTAGCTATTAGACATGGTCAAACTGAATGGTCGAAGAGTGGCCAATACACAGGTTCAACTGACTTACCGTTAACTGAAGATGGTGTTGAAGAAATGAGAACAGCTGGTTTATCtattttccaaaaaaataatttgatttcACCAGAACGTGTCACTTATATAGTCGTTTCTCCAAGAACAAGAGCTCAACAGACAATGAATTTGATGTTGGAAAGTGTTCCAGAGGAAAGGAAGAAGCACATTAAAGTTATTGTCGATGAAGATGTTAGAGAATGGGAATACGGTGATTATGAAGGTAGACTAACTTctgaaattattgaattgaGAAAATCTAGAGGTTTAGATAAAGAAAGACCTTGGTTGATTTGGAGAGATGGTTGTGAAAACGGTGAATCATCCGAACAATTTGGATTCAGATTATCTAGAGCCATTCAGAGAATTCGTCAATTGCATAAGATCAGtcatgaaaaaaatgaggCTGctgatattttattatttgcaCACGGTCACTCCATTCGTTATCTATCCGCACTATGGTTTGGTCTAGGTGTTGAAAAAGAATGTTCAGAAGAGCAAAAGAAGGAAGTTGTCCATCGTTATGACAACAACGGTGAATTAATCCCAGACGTTCATATGGAAACTTACTCACATATGGTATCCAATCCAAACTTCTTATTATGTCCAGGTGGCATGGTAGTCTTGGGCTATAGTCATGGTTGTCTAGATGAACCAGCTTTGGAGTTATCTGGTGCTTTTATTCCACAAAATTCTATCTGTTTAACATAACTGAATACCATAGTTCtgaatttataatttgtaatttgtaatctttaaataatttaattcGAAGAGATATACCGATAAAAGAAAGGATATCTCATTACAAATTATGGTAATTATTTAGtaagaagatattgaatattgtaacgatttttaataactgtttttttaatagtacataaaattatataaatataagaatTCTTACCTTTTTTTAGCTGAAATATTGAGTGTAAGCCAATGGTAAAAGTATATTATATGGAacatcttttaaatatgttaaaacatagatatatttttgaaagttAAACATGAATTTGTAAAACATATAGAGGGGTTCGTAAAAAATTCTAATTTCATAGTTTGCGTTTTAGGCAATGCctaaatatgaaattagCAATTTAAATGGATGGATATCATTTTAGAAAAACTTGTGGATGCTAGGGTATAATAGTCACAATTAActaataattgttttaaaaatggGAAATAAGGtataataatactattatCACGACTTTAATGGCAGCTTAAATGTCGgataataaagaagaacaaaGTGTCTATGATAGCTAAGTGTTAATAAATGCTAATAATTAGAATGGAGCAACCTCTTAAAACTAATAGAAAACGAATTCAGCGGAACCGCTGGTGACAGAAACGGTACAACCATCAGTAGAACCACCGGTGTAAACACCGTTTTCGTACTTACAGTCACCATTAACGGTGGAACCGTCCGTAGCAACGATTTTAAGGTTAAAGTTTGGAGTTTCGCTGTTGTTTGGGTTTGGGATTATGGATAAGTAAGTAATACCGTCAGTGTAACCAGCACCTAAGACAACTGGAGCCCAGTTACCGACACCAGAACCTTCACTACCCCAGATACAACCGTCTTCGACAGAGACACCAGCGTTGTTGACGTAGTATTGAGTGGAGGTCTTCTTACCTTGCCAGGTGTAGTATGAGTCTTGGTTGACGACAGAAATAGGTTTAGAAGAGCCAGCACCGACTAGAGTTGGGATGTCCATGTTTTCAGAACCTGGGTAGTCAGTTCTACATAGAGAAATAGACTCAGAAGATAATTGGTTTACAGCAGAAGCAGATTGTTGTCCCCATTCACATAAGTAGTCTGTGTCGGTGTTGGATCTGTATAGATAACCATCCTTGCAGTACAGACCACCGATGGAGGCACCATTACTTGGTTGTTCTGATGGCCATTGAGTCTTGGACATACCAGCTTGACAAGCGTACGAACAGTAGAAACCATCGGTACATTCGCTACTGGTATCACCATTAGAGTTTAAGATTGAAGTCCAACCGTTCATACCAATCCAACTTACTGGAATGACACCTTGACCAGATGGGAAATCTGAACATTTGATGGTACCATCGACGAATTTTTTGGATGGAGCAGAAAAATCAGACAAGTCACCATCaatagaagaagatgaggatgaagatgaagaggATCCAGAAGTGGAAACAGCGGCGACGGCAGTTGTAGCGGTAGTGGCAGAAACAACGACATTCTGAACAACATTAGAATTACCAACTAGAGTAGTGGTAGCCTTTAGTTGCCCTAAATTATTGATGACATTACCATTAACATCGACGACTTCGGTGATAGTGACGATATCTCTTTTATCTTGTTTACCATGTTCATGTTTACCATGATTATGAGCAGGAGCGGCGTTAGTACTGGCGGCTAAAATGGACGCGGATAAAATaagttttgaaaattgcattttttaatttttaaaattggaaTGAGCGGTGGCggttaaaatttaaaataatgtaaaagaatgaaattgattaaaataaaaagtgATAGTAATTAACTTATAAAATGAATGTAATTGAATTAGTGAAATAAACAGCTCCCGTCGAGAATtgtttgattttgaaaaatgaaaggattgatataatatactTTGTTTGAACTTTTTAGATTGACTTTCTAGGTTggaaacaaaaattaagaaaGGACTAATGTTAATGTAAGAAATAAAACtagtaataatagtaataagATAAAGAGAGAGAGAAAGTGTATTTGACATAATTGATCCAAGATTGCTCTTCttatatatcaaaaatatacaagtataatttattagatcAACTTCATGTAAATCTACTAGATGTTTTCGAGATTCTCGAGGTTCTTGATGTTCTAGATGAAGCTGATCAACAAAAAAAGGCATCACcgtttcttttctttttcaatataacCCTTTTCAGTTAATTGAATATAGGCATTGATGATGAATAAAAGCTGTTAATAATGCTAAACTGTTGAACTATAAAAACAATCTGTACAGTGAAGAACAGTAGGAAAAAAGCGCTGATGACTATTGCATCGCAAAAAGACAGTAGTCAAAAACAGTTCAGACACTTAACGTTGATGTAAGAGATGTGTTTTAAATAACGAGACACGACACTAAAGTTTTAGTGTTGAATCGAACTCattctatttttttgtattcttAGCTGACAGGTTCCAAGGTAGTTAAGTCGTATTGCATAGATGACCAGAGGAAGGTCCTCACACCAGTCCCCCATAATAAATGAATGTTTGTATTACACACACTGCAGGAAGAACTGCAGTGAGGTTATTTAGCCTGCAGTTCTTTGTGTGTTTTTATAAAGACTGCTCATCgcattatattataatatgaaAGAACGCCAATGATTGGCTCGTATGCTTTGAAACATGAAAGTGATCATCATTTTCCAAATGACGAATCTTCGTACGATTTAACCATTAAGATTACTGCTTCTAAACAACTAAGTGGTAATCCATTTCGGTATTAATACTTCTGGATTTGCGTTAAGAGTAAAACCTCTTTTCCGTGTACACGCTGGTTACGGTGCTTGTAAATTTCTGAACctgaaataattttatactCGTCACACAGTTGGAGGCCTTCTCTGCAGACTGCTCTCTGTTAGGCTAAGATGCAAGGATGgataagaaaagaaaaaaagaaatgcTATTAagttgttgtttttgtCTTACTATATCATCGGAACAGATATACTATTCTAGTCGTAAAAGAGTGTTTGTGTTCAATATTAAGTTAAAACAATTTAGAAACCAATTACAAACAGTCTAGAGACAGAAATCgagaaatttttttttaatattagaCTATTAGTGGTAGAACTCTGTGTTATAAATAACGATAATAATTTCTAGGGTCACATAACAGTATATAAATTTCTAACTCTTCTCTTCCTTCCTGCAAGAACCCAAGCAAAGAAGAAATGGAAACTTTAAAAACCAAAGTAAAAATTACTTATGCAAGGGTGTTATTGTACTCAACAGTGAGAATGGCATAAAATAAGAATGTGTGTCGTAGCTAACAGAGGTAATTATTTACCCTTTTAGGATAACAGAAGACATCCTTTATAAGTGGCTTATACGGTGTCCGACAAAAGGTTAAGGTGGCAAATATTTAGATTAGATGACGCTCTGAAGAGATGTGACGGAGACTATTTTTAAAACggatttaaaaaaaataaaagacGTGCTCAGGACAATTcttagatatatatatatatatatacacatcAACTTCGCCGCGTGTGTTTGTTTGTCAAACCAGAATAAGAACTGCGGTCTAGAATAGCAATTAAGTTAACTGCACATGACTATTTAGAGGTTGGattcaaaattcaatttaagAAGAACCAGTGCAAGAGATCTTGTTATTCTCTGGCCAGATGCCGGGATTAATTCTATATCTATAAAGTTAAGTTGAAATGATTGTAGTAAAAACTCAATAATACCCTGCTTTGGGACTTTGTTAAAgagaataaaaaattttaatttttttgccGCTTTCCATCAGTTCATAACTTTTCCCTTTTAAGCAAAGTTATGAAATTATAACTTCGCACATCCATCATTTCCATAGCGgcaaaataaaaaaaaattgggCGCCTACATTCGTGGTCCAGAAGCCCCCTCGAGATGCACTCGTTTAACATTATAAGAATTTACTATGCTAATAATTAGGTTACTTAACGGAACACCGATTAATTGTGCAAAGAATTAAAACACATTTCTGTGGAATTGCCGCAACAGTAAAAATATCTTGTTGGATGTGTGTTAACTATAATTGGTCTTACTGACATAGATAGTGGTATCTTTCCCCCCGATAGAGAGGGTGGTATAAGGTTAAATAATTACCGCCGATAAAACTGAATATGTGGAATACTCCCATATAAAAAcactttaaatattattaccCGGATTTACATCAAATGATTGAGCTtggtatattttttcttccaCTGAGATTCGTTCCCGAGATTCTTTTTCGCAATTTTTCATCGCATCGATATCATATTCCCCTAACTCTATGTTTCATgatgtttctttttcaatgCAATTTATGTCAGTGTTCAATTATTCG
The sequence above is drawn from the Tetrapisispora phaffii CBS 4417 chromosome 2, complete genome genome and encodes:
- the UTH1 gene encoding SUN family protein UTH1 (similar to Saccharomyces cerevisiae NCA3 (YJL116C) and UTH1 (YKR042W); ancestral locus Anc_1.241), which encodes MQFSKLILSASILAASTNAAPAHNHGKHEHGKQDKRDIVTITEVVDVNGNVINNLGQLKATTTLVGNSNVVQNVVVSATTATTAVAAVSTSGSSSSSSSSSSIDGDLSDFSAPSKKFVDGTIKCSDFPSGQGVIPVSWIGMNGWTSILNSNGDTSSECTDGFYCSYACQAGMSKTQWPSEQPSNGASIGGLYCKDGYLYRSNTDTDYLCEWGQQSASAVNQLSSESISLCRTDYPGSENMDIPTLVGAGSSKPISVVNQDSYYTWQGKKTSTQYYVNNAGVSVEDGCIWGSEGSGVGNWAPVVLGAGYTDGITYLSIIPNPNNSETPNFNLKIVATDGSTVNGDCKYENGVYTGGSTDGCTVSVTSGSAEFVFY
- the SHB17 gene encoding sedoheptulose-bisphosphatase (similar to Saccharomyces cerevisiae YKR043C; ancestral locus Anc_1.240); this translates as MAPTPRLVAIRHGQTEWSKSGQYTGSTDLPLTEDGVEEMRTAGLSIFQKNNLISPERVTYIVVSPRTRAQQTMNLMLESVPEERKKHIKVIVDEDVREWEYGDYEGRLTSEIIELRKSRGLDKERPWLIWRDGCENGESSEQFGFRLSRAIQRIRQLHKISHEKNEAADILLFAHGHSIRYLSALWFGLGVEKECSEEQKKEVVHRYDNNGELIPDVHMETYSHMVSNPNFLLCPGGMVVLGYSHGCLDEPALELSGAFIPQNSICLT
- the TPHA0B03210 gene encoding legume-like lectin family protein (similar to Saccharomyces cerevisiae UIP5 (YKR044W); ancestral locus Anc_1.239); translation: MQGAKNKFVQFIGIASIFLIFQLITRHLNPLEARSISGYRSYNEDLTKDNYNTDFNLKNNQRKSSIVRVNNPDASLSIPFLDKINNYWHIAGNTEIRNANYIRLSNNDIPNSYGSIMSNSIGDNKINDFETILSFRLKSTNNVNSKKHNYKSKRAENNYNEGLVFMISPENGFIKANLHSSYSKKQYELNTNGIISNNHELMGFPSNLPGLALVIDMHSDQASDEKYAAPFFDAFVLTNPSHHKYDLEHDGDSDNIVWLNKNTQKHIKLKNSIMDGTLVELRLIYLESISFLKVDIRYPNEGKFWIELFQTNHPIYLPKNPKTQERYIGVSALTKNKPSSNIEILNIETNEFHYRDDLNKQESDEETSFDFAKEIQLFLSQEFGERIEIEKDDFIKLQMRKSQPYLNAHDKENKMKNTYHNSNNTNESGMIKASIILILKIAFFTIMIIALYFISVYARVILKHRKKIYGNHGTGLPLYK